A genomic window from Pygocentrus nattereri isolate fPygNat1 chromosome 22, fPygNat1.pri, whole genome shotgun sequence includes:
- the LOC108410913 gene encoding uncharacterized protein LOC108410913, giving the protein MANRLSDASSSLNDLIMKGQMLNPGPPARYRLYTTRSDLEKDGKIRKWTFGQKYDNPQNKTVLMVGETGTGKTTLINTMVNYFLGVKFEDKVWFEITDEEKRAQTESQTSEITVYEINSDEKHSSLTIVDTPGYGDTRGRDKDTEIARNLHQLLIHGTGVKELDAVCLVLKASQNRISDRLRYIFEGVLSLFGKDIEDIIVLFITHSDGGPPTNVLQAIEKEKIPCCHDDENEPVHFLFNNRQSEKRTKRYEYVYKSSWEMGESSLKEFFEFLKSRQAKSLTMTVSVLRERLQLEACVESLKERITFTEAKQKELAEAQKSLKLNKEKIENGEDFTMTVTIAYKEKVDITNASWWDQKATSCRECKENCHEYNCWAAINAAWCHVMEGRNCTVCNCPDSKHVREARKYVIKQRKEVVTFDQLLKKYTNKDNATYDEECFRKMETKHGKLLKTNKKMADLDTSLKRLRAENEEQKKSLVKDAYMAIVKLSEIALKPNSAFTIQHLDFLIPRVEEAGTAEWVQKLKNMQREARESTKSAVGYFRRVVGFFSGK; this is encoded by the exons ATGGCGAACAG ATTAAGTGATGCATCATCATCtttaaatgatttaatcatGAAAGGTCAGATGCTCAATCCAGGCCCTCCAGCGCGTTACCGTCTTTACACAACAAGAAGTGATTTAGAGAAGGATGGCAAGATCAGAAAATGGACATTTGGGCAGAAATATGATAATCCGCAAAACAAAACAGTCCTGATGGTGGGAGAAACTGGAACAGGCAAGACCACTCTGATCAACACCATGGTCAATTACTTTCTGGGGGTGAAGTTTGAGGATAAAGTGTGGTTTGAGATCACAGATGAAGAAAAGAGAGCTCAAACAGAATCTCAGACATCAGAAATCACTGTTTATGAGATCAATTCTGATGAGAAACACTCCTCTCTTACCATCGTTGACACTCCAGGTTATGGAGACACCAGGGGAAGAGATAAGGACACTGAAATCGCTCGAAACTTACATCAGTTATTGATTCATGGTACTGGAGTGAAGGAGCTTGATGCCGTGTGTCTTGTACTGAAAGCATCTCAGAACAGAATCTCAGACAGACTGCGCTACATTTTTGAAGGAGTTCTGTCCTTATTTGGTAAAGACATAGAGGACATTATAGTGCTGTTTATTACACACTCAGATGGAGGACCACCAACAAATGTTCTGCAAGCCATCGAGAAAGAAAAGATCCCCTGTTGTCACGATGATGAGAATGAACCTGTTCATTTTCTATTCAACAACCGTCAGTCTGAGAAAAGGACCAAAAGATACGAGTATGTTTACAAATCATCTTGGGAAATGGGGGAAAGTAGTTTGAAGGAATTTTTTGAATTCCTGAAATCACGTCAGGCAAAAAGCTTAACAATGACTGTAAGTGTCCTAAGGGAGCGTTTGCAGCTTGAGGCCTGTGTTGAGAGTCTGAAGGAACGCATCACGTTCACGGAAGCAAAACAGAAAGAACTGGCTGAAGCTCAGAAATCTCTGAAACTGAACAAAGAAAAGATTGAGAACGGTGAAGATTTTACTATGACTGTCACGATAGCTTACAAAGAGAAAGTCGATATTACAAATGCTTCATGGTGGGACCAAAAGGCGACCTCCTGTCGTGAATGTAAAGAGAACTGTCATGAGTATAACTGCTGGGCTGCCATAAATGCCGCATGGTGCCACGTTATGGAAGGTAGAAATTGCACGGTGTGTAATTGCCCTGACAGCAAACACGTCAGAGAGGCCAGGAAATATGTCATAAAGCAGAGAAAGGAAGTAGTCACATTTGACCAACTGCTAaagaaatatacaaataaagacaACGCCACTTATGATGAAGAATGTTTCAGAAAAATGGAAACAAAGCATGGAAAATTACTGAAAACGAACAAAAAAATGGCAGACCTAGACACCAGCCTGAAAAGGCTCCGTGCTGAGAATGAAGAGCAGAAGAAGAGCTTGGTGAAAGACGCCTATATGGCAATCGTAAAACTGTCTGAGATTGCGTTAAAACCAAACTCTGCTTTCACCATTCAGCACCTTGACTTCTTGATTCCTCGAGTTGAAGAAGCTGGAACAGCAGAGTGGGTTCAGAAACTGAAGAACATGCAGAGAGAAGCCAGAGAATCAACTAAATCTGCAGTGGGGTATTTCAGGAGGGTGGTGGGTTTCTTTAGTGGAAAATAA